Proteins co-encoded in one Zygotorulaspora mrakii chromosome 5, complete sequence genomic window:
- a CDS encoding serine/threonine-protein phosphatase (similar to Saccharomyces cerevisiae PPH22 (YDL188C) and PPH21 (YDL134C); ancestral locus Anc_7.302): MDMDLDVPMHDAIEEQLSPTIDEDKNGGERDDAGGNQLTTINTTNPNGDDEDDDVDLNVGGGSGIADHKSAKPLELNSSNINQLDQWIEYLSKCQILSEDDVAKLCKMAVDVLQFEENVKPINVPVTICGDVHGQFHDLIELFKIGGPCPDTNYLFMGDYVDRGYYSVETVSYLVAMKVRYPHRITILRGNHESRQITQVYGFYDECLRKYGSAAVWKMFTDLFDYFPITALVDNKIFCLHGGLSPMIETVDQVRELNRIQEVPHEGPMCDLLWSDPDDRGGWGISPRGAGFTFGQDISEQFNHTNDLSLIARAHQLVMEGYAWSHQQNVVTIFSAPNYCYRCGNQAAIMEVDENHSRQFLQYDPSVRPGEPAVSRKTPDYFL; the protein is encoded by the coding sequence ATCGATGAGGATAAGAACGGTGGTGAGAGAGACGATGCTGGTGGTAATCAGTTGACAACCATCAATACCACAAACCCTaatggtgatgatgaagatgatgatgtCGATTTGAATGTTGGTGGCGGATCTGGGATTGCAGATCATAAATCTGCTAAACCTTTGGAACTGAATTCATCTAACATCAATCAATTGGATCAATGGATCGAATATTTATCCAAGTGTCAAATTCTTTCGGAGGATGATGTTGCCAAGTTGTGTAAGATGGCTGTGGACGTTTTgcagtttgaagaaaatgttaAACCAATAAATGTTCCGGTGACAATATGCGGTGATGTTCACGGGCAATTTCATGATTTGATAGAGCTGTTCAAGATAGGTGGTCCATGTCCTGACACAAATTATCTGTTTATGGGTGATTACGTAGATAGAGGTTATTATTCCGTGGAAACTGTTTCATATTTAGTCGCAATGAAGGTAAGATATCCACATAGAATTACTATACTGAGAGGAAATCATGAATCAAGGCAGATTACCCAGGTTTATGGATTTTATGATGAATGTTTAAGAAAATATGGTAGTGCAGCAGTTTGGAAAATGTTCACAGACTTATTTGATTATTTCCCAATAACAGCATTAGTAgataataaaattttttgcttACATGGAGGTTTATCACCAATGATTGAGACCGTTGACCAAGTTAGAGAATTGAATAGAATACAAGAAGTACCACACGAAGGTCCAATGTGTGATCTATTATGGTCAGATCCAGACGATCGAGGCGGTTGGGGTATTAGTCCCAGAGGTGCAGGTTTCACTTTTGGTCAAGATATCAGTGAACAATTTAATCATACAAATGACCTATCGTTGATTGCGAGAGCTCATCAGCTGGTCATGGAAGGTTATGCTTGGTCTCATCAACAAAATGTTGTCACAATCTTCAGTGCTCCAAACTACTGCTATAGATGTGGTAACCAAGCTGCCATAATGGAAGTGGATGAAAACCATAGTAGACAATTCTTGCAATATGATCCCTCAGTGAGACCCGGCGAACCAGCGGTCAGCAGGAAAACTCCGGATTATTTCTTATGA
- a CDS encoding 2-oxo-4-hydroxy-4-carboxy-5-ureidoimidazoline decarboxylase: MKLAVLDEFLSEKNLRDQVEVINNLYEPSDAILKFTARSEVFMDQARAAVRTYEEFVELIRSHLLQLVNDTERVGPTSKDMGNICDIISSHPRLGENKNLSIHSQNEQKNLQKNRDSAEIQARLKELNEEYEKVYPGLKFIVFVNGRKRPEIIKLMEERVGSGNTWFEEARVAMNELCDIAQDRIKKWEVESLQSKY; this comes from the coding sequence ATGAAACTTGCAGTTCTTGATGAATTTCTCAGTGAGAAAAACTTACGAGATCAAGTGGAAGTGATCAATAACCTGTACGAACCGAGTGACgcaattttgaagttcaCTGCACGTAGTGAGGTATTCATGGATCAGGCGAGGGCTGCTGTTAGAACTTATGAGGAGTTTGTTGAACTGATTCGATCCCATTTATTACAATTGGTAAATGACACAGAACGTGTTGGTCctacttcaaaagatatggGTAATATATGTGATATAATATCCTCACATCCAAGACTAggtgaaaataaaaatttgtcaaTTCATTCTCAAAATGAGCAGAAAAATCTACAAAAAAACCGTGATTCAGCAGAAATTCAAGCACGGTTGAAGGAATTGAATGAGGAATACGAAAAAGTTTATCCTGGGTTGAAGTTTATTGTATTTGTTAACGGTAGAAAAAGGCCTGAAATAATCAAGCTTATGGAAGAAAGAGTTGGATCTGGGAACACTTGGTTCGAAGAAGCCAGGGTTGCCATGAACGAATTATGCGATATCGCGCAGGACCGCATCAAGAAGTGGGAGGTCGAATCACTCCAATCAAAGTATTGA